A part of Carassius carassius chromosome 4, fCarCar2.1, whole genome shotgun sequence genomic DNA contains:
- the LOC132139531 gene encoding zinc finger protein 16-like isoform X1, translating into MTLSMDISVTFLKCELASTIDQAVRCAVETVLKETARVVGIKLTAARNAAAESHRENRSLRERLEISESELKAVRYYMTAAEKNIKQCLLLNRIQPGSNIVRPNADDALFVIPSRAADGSPTAPAQNKSFRNSPGRIHSPKNLPSVGLCLPTVQSDLSRECVNRRKARRSAEGNSSALSSDPATSQTLVENSPALFKPQDEPEGPFYITNEGGKDNSSAVTDSERRLEEPENPSNPPEDPSDMTKFEFEMSTPAGNVNELELIQVMEDSDDVKQGTIKIKDDPDSLTLEPPSSNLAAASSSNSMQELLQISSPSMRESDGDVLLALAPPVSSDSGFSRTIESPDKVHRCNICGRGFRRFYCLKTHQRIHTGERPYPCRYCEKRFRHLDSLHKHQRIHTGERPYRCAECGCCFRELGQLKKHRLKHSPTFVSVANPTFPLLSAGPSYVWPHLNTQSLDSV; encoded by the exons ATGACTTTGAGCATGGACATCAGCGTTACTTTTCTCAAGTGCGAACTCGCCTCTACTATCGACCAGGCGGTAAGATGCGCGGTCGAAACGGTTTTAAAAGAAACAGCGCGAGTTGTTGGCATAAAGCTGACCGCGGCTCGTAACGCAGCCGCAGAGTCGCACCGAGAGAACCGGAGCCTGCGCGAGAGACTGGAGATCTCCGAGAGCGAGCTCAAAGCAGTGCGCTACTACATGACCGCGGCTGAGAAGAACATCAAACAGTGTTTACTTCTCAACAGAATCCAGCCCGGGTCAAACATCGTGCGCCCAAACGCAGACGACGCACTTTTTGTGATTCCGTCACGCGCTGCGGATGGAAGCCCCACAGCACCGGCGCAGAACAAGAGCTTCCGAAACTCACCCGGAAGAATCCACAGTCCTAAAAATCTCCCTAGTGTTGGCCTCTGTCTCCCTACGGTACAGTCCGACTTGTCTCGTGAGTGTGTCAACCGTAGAAAGGCAAGAAGGTCTGCAGAGGGCAACAGTTCAGCCCTCAGCAGTGACCCCGCGACCTCACAAACTCTTGTGGAAAACAGTCCTGCTCTCTTCAAACCACAAGATGAGCCAGAAGGCCCGTTTTACATCACGAATGAGGGTGGAAAAG ACAACAGTTCTGCAGTAACAGACAGCGAGAGGAGACTTGAGGAACCAGAAAATCCATCAAACCCACCTGAGGATCCATCTGACATGACAAAGTTTGAGTTTGAAATGAGCACGCCAGCTGGGAATGTTAATGAGCTGGAGCTGATACAGGTGATGGAGGACTCTGATGATGTCAAACAGGGCACCATTAAAATTAAAGACGATCCCGATTCACTTACATTAGAGCCTCCTTCATCAAATCTAGCTGCAGCATCTTCATCCAACTCCATGCAAGAGTTACTGCAGATCTCCTCGCCTTCAATGCGGGAGAGTGATGGCGATGTTTTGCTGGCCTTGGCACCACCTGTTAGTAGTGACTCAGGGTTCAGCAGGACTATAGAGAGCCCTGATAAAGTGCACCGCTGCAACATTTGTGGCCGGGGGTTCAGACGTTTCTACTGCTTGAAAACACACCAGCGCATACACACAGGAGAGCGCCCGTATCCTTGCAGATACTGCGAGAAACGCTTCCGCCATTTGGACAGCTTACACAAGCACCAGCGCATTCACACAGGAGAGAGACCGTACCGCTGTGCTGAGTGTGGATGCTGCTTCAGAGAACTTGGTCAACTCAAAAAGCACAGACTCAAACACTCACCCACATTTGTTTCTGTTGCCAATCCCACCTTCCCTCTCCTCTCAGCCGGACCCTCCTATGTCTGGCCACATCTCAACACACAGTCTTTGGATTCAGTCTAA
- the LOC132139530 gene encoding solute carrier family 12 member 9 isoform X1 codes for MPAAFSGMDVCYVSRQLIGCCFSSGTMANEHSPLLVHGVYSMMGDAEDSRGGSAVTGQGSPESNPRKLNTFFGVMVPTILSMFSIVLFLRTGFVVGHAGLLHGLLMLFVAYFIISLTILSICAISTNGAVEGGGAYFMISRSLGPEFGGSIGLMFYLAKVCACGVYVLGLVEAILDIFGRDPGSAVSQGLRVLPQGYWYTVLYSSLVLLLCLVVCLVGAHIYAKASFIILLVVTMSLISIVISPLIVSPHRFNITHTYGNNHTVTVNPSYTGFNGTTLKNNLGPQYSLDYSTNTMMSFATVFAVMFTSCTGIMAGANMSGELKNPSEAIPKGTIIAVSYTFTVYLLLFLLLSSTCDRLLLINDYAVFQRVNVWPPFVMIGVYCASLSAAMCSMIGASRILHALALDQLFGLPLAPAAVTSSSGNPWVSVLYTWGLVQCTLFAGQLNVIAGIVTVFYLLAYAAVDLACLALEWASAPNFRPTFQFFSWHTCLLGIISCVVMMFVINPVYSSASIALLLLLLLILHYRSPTSSWGYISQALIFHQVRKYLLMLDSRKDHVKFWRPQVLLMVANPRSSCQLICFVNQLKKGGLFVLGHVQIGDLDVLPADPVQPQYNFWLSLVDKLGVKAFVDLTLSPSVRQGTQHLLRITGLGGMKPNTLVLGFYDNCYPEDYFLQDPVFCKGDRGEGDNFGVDLPSLQAHFPPVRHAESPRALQPEEYVSIICDAIKMGKNVCLARYFFQLPPDSKGRGNDNVDTIDVWPTNLLSPGSASYADVSSLFLLQMACVLNMANRWRRARLRIFVCVASGSGDQGWLANEEQFRELLGMLRIRAAIKIVACDNVACMFRGPNSEGQKVPEDFLCTMNGLLREHSSTAAVRFLYLPHPPSSSVLSQQYLTQLDTLTRDLGPTLLIHGVTPVTCTEL; via the exons ATGCCAGCTGCCTTTTCTGGGATGGATGTCTGCTACGTTAGTAGACAACTAATCGGATGTTGTTTTAGCAGCGGG ACCATGGCAAACGAGCACTCCCCTCTTCTTGTTCATGGGGTGTACAGCATGATGGGTGATGCTGAAGATTCCAGGGGTGGCTCAGCAGTGACAGGACAGGGATCCCCCGAATCAAACCCCCGCAAACTCAACACCTTCTTTGGCGTCATGGTGCCCACCATCCTCTCCATGTTCAGTATTGTGCTCTTTCTTCGCACAG GTTTTGTAGTGGGTCATGCAGGTCTTCTCCATGGTCTCCTCATGCTGTTTGTGGCCTACTTCATCATCTCGTTGACAATCCTGTCTATATGTGCTATTTCAACTAATGGAGCAGTGGAAGGGGGCGGGGCCTACT TCATGATCAGTCGTTCTCTGGGACCAGAGTTTGGAGGCAGTATTGGCCTGATGTTTTACTTGGCGAAGGTATGTGCATGTGGTGTTTATGTACTCGGACTGGTGGAGGCCATACTGGACATCTTTGGGAGGGATCCAG GCTCTGCTGTGTCACAAGGGCTGCGTGTGTTGCCGCAGGGTTACTGGTACACTGTGTTGTACTCCTCTCTTGTGCTGTTGCTATGTCTGGTGGTGTGTCTGGTTGGTGCTCATATCTACGCCAAAGCCTCTTTCATCATTCTGCTTGTGGTGACGATGTCACTGATCTCTATCGTCATCAGCCCCCTGATAGTCAGTCCACACCGCttcaacatcacacacacatacggcAACAACCACACGGTCACCGTCAACCCCAGCTACACAGGATTCAACGGCACTACATTAAAAAACAACCTCGGAC CGCAGTACTCTCTGGATTACAGTACCAACACAATGATGTCTTTCGCCACTGTATTTGCTGTGATGTTCACCAGCTGCACAGGCATCATGGCAGGAGCCAACATGTCGG GTGAGCTGAAGAACCCCAGTGAGGCGATACCTAAAGGGACCATCATAGCTGTGTCATACACCTTCACTGTTTATCTGCTTCTCTTCCTGCTCCTGAGCTCTACCTGTGACAG GTTGTTGTTAATCAATGATTACGCAGTGTTTCAGCGGGTGAACGTGTGGCCTCCGTTCGTGATGATTGGGGTGTACTGTGCATCTCTCTCAGCTGCTATGTGCTCCATGATAGGAGCTTCTCGAATCCTCCATGCGCTTGCTCTGGACCAGCTTTTTG GTCTGCCTCTGGCTCCGGCCGCTGTAACCTCCAGCTCTGGGAACCCGTGGGTGTCTGTGCTCTACACCTGGGGTCTGGTGCAG tgcACACTGTTTGCAGGACAACTGAATGTGATTGCTGGTATTGTGACAGTGTTTTACCTGTTAGCGTATGCGGCGGTTGATTTGGCTTGTCTGGCTCTGGAATGGGCCTCAGCTCCAAACTTCAG GCcaacatttcagtttttctcatgGCACACATGTTTGTTGGGTATTATAAGCTGTGTGGTAATGATGTTCGTGATAAACCCAGTGTATTCCTCAGCCAGTATTGCACTGCTGCTGCTCCTCCTCCTGATCCTGCACTACCGCTCTCCCACCAGCAGCTGGGGCTACATCAGTCAAGCGCTGATCTTCCATCAG GTGAGGAAGTACCTTCTGATGTTAGACTCCCGTAAGGATCATGTAAAGTTCTGGCGGCCTCAGGTCTTACTGATGGTGGCGAACCCACGCTCCTCCTGTCAGCTCATCTGCTTTGTCAACCAGCTAAAGAAAGGAGGGCTGTTTGTTCTTGGGCATGTGCAGATTGGAGATCTGG atgTGTTGCCAGCAGACCCGGTGCAGCCGCAGTATAATTTCTGGTTGAGTCTAGTGGATAAGTTGGGTGTGAAGGCCTTTGTGGATCTGACTCTCTCTCCATCTGTCAGGCAGGGCACCCAGCATCTGCTCCGCATCACTGGACTAG GAGGCATGAAGCCTAATACCCTGGTCTTGGGCTTCTATGACAACTGCTATCCAGAGGACTACTTCCTGCAGGACCCTGTCTTTTGCAAGGGTGATAGGGGTGAGGGGGATAATTTTGGGGTGGACCTTCCATCCTTACAGGCTCACTTTCCACCCGTGCGCCATGCCGAGAGCCCTCGCGCTCTGCAGCCCGAGGAATACGTGAGCATCATCTGTGATGCCATAAAAATGGGCAAGAACGTTTGTTTAGCCCGCTACTTTTTCCAGTTGCCGCCTGACAGCAAAGGCAGGGGAAATGACAATGTGGACACCATTGATGTGTGGCCGACTAACCTACTGTCTCCAGGCAGTGCAAGTTACGCAGACGTGTCCAGTCTTTTCCTGCTTCAGATGGCATGTGTGTTAAACATGGCCAACAGGTGGCGCCGTGCCAGGTTACGCATATTTGTCTGTGTGGCATCAGGGTCAGGAGACCAGGGCTGGCTGGCCAATGAGGAGCAGTTTAGAGAGTTGCTGGGAATGCTTAGGATTCGTGCCGCTATTAAGATTGTGGCGTGTGATAACGTGGCATGCATGTTTAGAGGGCCAAATTCAGAGGGTCAAAAAGTGCCAGAGGATTTCTTGTGTACCATGAACGGCTTGCTGAGGGAACACAGCTCTACGGCAGCAGTCCGCTTCCTGTATTTGCCCCACCCTCCCTCCAGTTCTGTGCTTTCACAGCAGTACCTGACGCAGCTGGATACGCTGACGCGAGACCTGGGCCCGACTCTCTTGATTCACGGGGTCACACCGGTCACATGTACTGAACTCTGA
- the LOC132139530 gene encoding solute carrier family 12 member 9 isoform X2: MANEHSPLLVHGVYSMMGDAEDSRGGSAVTGQGSPESNPRKLNTFFGVMVPTILSMFSIVLFLRTGFVVGHAGLLHGLLMLFVAYFIISLTILSICAISTNGAVEGGGAYFMISRSLGPEFGGSIGLMFYLAKVCACGVYVLGLVEAILDIFGRDPGSAVSQGLRVLPQGYWYTVLYSSLVLLLCLVVCLVGAHIYAKASFIILLVVTMSLISIVISPLIVSPHRFNITHTYGNNHTVTVNPSYTGFNGTTLKNNLGPQYSLDYSTNTMMSFATVFAVMFTSCTGIMAGANMSGELKNPSEAIPKGTIIAVSYTFTVYLLLFLLLSSTCDRLLLINDYAVFQRVNVWPPFVMIGVYCASLSAAMCSMIGASRILHALALDQLFGLPLAPAAVTSSSGNPWVSVLYTWGLVQCTLFAGQLNVIAGIVTVFYLLAYAAVDLACLALEWASAPNFRPTFQFFSWHTCLLGIISCVVMMFVINPVYSSASIALLLLLLLILHYRSPTSSWGYISQALIFHQVRKYLLMLDSRKDHVKFWRPQVLLMVANPRSSCQLICFVNQLKKGGLFVLGHVQIGDLDVLPADPVQPQYNFWLSLVDKLGVKAFVDLTLSPSVRQGTQHLLRITGLGGMKPNTLVLGFYDNCYPEDYFLQDPVFCKGDRGEGDNFGVDLPSLQAHFPPVRHAESPRALQPEEYVSIICDAIKMGKNVCLARYFFQLPPDSKGRGNDNVDTIDVWPTNLLSPGSASYADVSSLFLLQMACVLNMANRWRRARLRIFVCVASGSGDQGWLANEEQFRELLGMLRIRAAIKIVACDNVACMFRGPNSEGQKVPEDFLCTMNGLLREHSSTAAVRFLYLPHPPSSSVLSQQYLTQLDTLTRDLGPTLLIHGVTPVTCTEL, encoded by the exons ATGGCAAACGAGCACTCCCCTCTTCTTGTTCATGGGGTGTACAGCATGATGGGTGATGCTGAAGATTCCAGGGGTGGCTCAGCAGTGACAGGACAGGGATCCCCCGAATCAAACCCCCGCAAACTCAACACCTTCTTTGGCGTCATGGTGCCCACCATCCTCTCCATGTTCAGTATTGTGCTCTTTCTTCGCACAG GTTTTGTAGTGGGTCATGCAGGTCTTCTCCATGGTCTCCTCATGCTGTTTGTGGCCTACTTCATCATCTCGTTGACAATCCTGTCTATATGTGCTATTTCAACTAATGGAGCAGTGGAAGGGGGCGGGGCCTACT TCATGATCAGTCGTTCTCTGGGACCAGAGTTTGGAGGCAGTATTGGCCTGATGTTTTACTTGGCGAAGGTATGTGCATGTGGTGTTTATGTACTCGGACTGGTGGAGGCCATACTGGACATCTTTGGGAGGGATCCAG GCTCTGCTGTGTCACAAGGGCTGCGTGTGTTGCCGCAGGGTTACTGGTACACTGTGTTGTACTCCTCTCTTGTGCTGTTGCTATGTCTGGTGGTGTGTCTGGTTGGTGCTCATATCTACGCCAAAGCCTCTTTCATCATTCTGCTTGTGGTGACGATGTCACTGATCTCTATCGTCATCAGCCCCCTGATAGTCAGTCCACACCGCttcaacatcacacacacatacggcAACAACCACACGGTCACCGTCAACCCCAGCTACACAGGATTCAACGGCACTACATTAAAAAACAACCTCGGAC CGCAGTACTCTCTGGATTACAGTACCAACACAATGATGTCTTTCGCCACTGTATTTGCTGTGATGTTCACCAGCTGCACAGGCATCATGGCAGGAGCCAACATGTCGG GTGAGCTGAAGAACCCCAGTGAGGCGATACCTAAAGGGACCATCATAGCTGTGTCATACACCTTCACTGTTTATCTGCTTCTCTTCCTGCTCCTGAGCTCTACCTGTGACAG GTTGTTGTTAATCAATGATTACGCAGTGTTTCAGCGGGTGAACGTGTGGCCTCCGTTCGTGATGATTGGGGTGTACTGTGCATCTCTCTCAGCTGCTATGTGCTCCATGATAGGAGCTTCTCGAATCCTCCATGCGCTTGCTCTGGACCAGCTTTTTG GTCTGCCTCTGGCTCCGGCCGCTGTAACCTCCAGCTCTGGGAACCCGTGGGTGTCTGTGCTCTACACCTGGGGTCTGGTGCAG tgcACACTGTTTGCAGGACAACTGAATGTGATTGCTGGTATTGTGACAGTGTTTTACCTGTTAGCGTATGCGGCGGTTGATTTGGCTTGTCTGGCTCTGGAATGGGCCTCAGCTCCAAACTTCAG GCcaacatttcagtttttctcatgGCACACATGTTTGTTGGGTATTATAAGCTGTGTGGTAATGATGTTCGTGATAAACCCAGTGTATTCCTCAGCCAGTATTGCACTGCTGCTGCTCCTCCTCCTGATCCTGCACTACCGCTCTCCCACCAGCAGCTGGGGCTACATCAGTCAAGCGCTGATCTTCCATCAG GTGAGGAAGTACCTTCTGATGTTAGACTCCCGTAAGGATCATGTAAAGTTCTGGCGGCCTCAGGTCTTACTGATGGTGGCGAACCCACGCTCCTCCTGTCAGCTCATCTGCTTTGTCAACCAGCTAAAGAAAGGAGGGCTGTTTGTTCTTGGGCATGTGCAGATTGGAGATCTGG atgTGTTGCCAGCAGACCCGGTGCAGCCGCAGTATAATTTCTGGTTGAGTCTAGTGGATAAGTTGGGTGTGAAGGCCTTTGTGGATCTGACTCTCTCTCCATCTGTCAGGCAGGGCACCCAGCATCTGCTCCGCATCACTGGACTAG GAGGCATGAAGCCTAATACCCTGGTCTTGGGCTTCTATGACAACTGCTATCCAGAGGACTACTTCCTGCAGGACCCTGTCTTTTGCAAGGGTGATAGGGGTGAGGGGGATAATTTTGGGGTGGACCTTCCATCCTTACAGGCTCACTTTCCACCCGTGCGCCATGCCGAGAGCCCTCGCGCTCTGCAGCCCGAGGAATACGTGAGCATCATCTGTGATGCCATAAAAATGGGCAAGAACGTTTGTTTAGCCCGCTACTTTTTCCAGTTGCCGCCTGACAGCAAAGGCAGGGGAAATGACAATGTGGACACCATTGATGTGTGGCCGACTAACCTACTGTCTCCAGGCAGTGCAAGTTACGCAGACGTGTCCAGTCTTTTCCTGCTTCAGATGGCATGTGTGTTAAACATGGCCAACAGGTGGCGCCGTGCCAGGTTACGCATATTTGTCTGTGTGGCATCAGGGTCAGGAGACCAGGGCTGGCTGGCCAATGAGGAGCAGTTTAGAGAGTTGCTGGGAATGCTTAGGATTCGTGCCGCTATTAAGATTGTGGCGTGTGATAACGTGGCATGCATGTTTAGAGGGCCAAATTCAGAGGGTCAAAAAGTGCCAGAGGATTTCTTGTGTACCATGAACGGCTTGCTGAGGGAACACAGCTCTACGGCAGCAGTCCGCTTCCTGTATTTGCCCCACCCTCCCTCCAGTTCTGTGCTTTCACAGCAGTACCTGACGCAGCTGGATACGCTGACGCGAGACCTGGGCCCGACTCTCTTGATTCACGGGGTCACACCGGTCACATGTACTGAACTCTGA
- the LOC132139531 gene encoding zinc finger protein 480-like isoform X2, with protein sequence MTLSMDISVTFLKCELASTIDQAVRCAVETVLKETARVVGIKLTAARNAAAESHRENRSLRERLEISESELKAVRYYMTAAEKNIKQCLLLNRIQPGSNIVRPNADDALFVIPSRAADGSPTAPAQNKSFRNSPGRIHSPKNLPSVGLCLPTVQSDLSRECVNRRKARRSAEGNSSALSSDPATSQTLVENSPALFKPQDEPEGPFYITNEDNSSAVTDSERRLEEPENPSNPPEDPSDMTKFEFEMSTPAGNVNELELIQVMEDSDDVKQGTIKIKDDPDSLTLEPPSSNLAAASSSNSMQELLQISSPSMRESDGDVLLALAPPVSSDSGFSRTIESPDKVHRCNICGRGFRRFYCLKTHQRIHTGERPYPCRYCEKRFRHLDSLHKHQRIHTGERPYRCAECGCCFRELGQLKKHRLKHSPTFVSVANPTFPLLSAGPSYVWPHLNTQSLDSV encoded by the exons ATGACTTTGAGCATGGACATCAGCGTTACTTTTCTCAAGTGCGAACTCGCCTCTACTATCGACCAGGCGGTAAGATGCGCGGTCGAAACGGTTTTAAAAGAAACAGCGCGAGTTGTTGGCATAAAGCTGACCGCGGCTCGTAACGCAGCCGCAGAGTCGCACCGAGAGAACCGGAGCCTGCGCGAGAGACTGGAGATCTCCGAGAGCGAGCTCAAAGCAGTGCGCTACTACATGACCGCGGCTGAGAAGAACATCAAACAGTGTTTACTTCTCAACAGAATCCAGCCCGGGTCAAACATCGTGCGCCCAAACGCAGACGACGCACTTTTTGTGATTCCGTCACGCGCTGCGGATGGAAGCCCCACAGCACCGGCGCAGAACAAGAGCTTCCGAAACTCACCCGGAAGAATCCACAGTCCTAAAAATCTCCCTAGTGTTGGCCTCTGTCTCCCTACGGTACAGTCCGACTTGTCTCGTGAGTGTGTCAACCGTAGAAAGGCAAGAAGGTCTGCAGAGGGCAACAGTTCAGCCCTCAGCAGTGACCCCGCGACCTCACAAACTCTTGTGGAAAACAGTCCTGCTCTCTTCAAACCACAAGATGAGCCAGAAGGCCCGTTTTACATCACGAATGAGG ACAACAGTTCTGCAGTAACAGACAGCGAGAGGAGACTTGAGGAACCAGAAAATCCATCAAACCCACCTGAGGATCCATCTGACATGACAAAGTTTGAGTTTGAAATGAGCACGCCAGCTGGGAATGTTAATGAGCTGGAGCTGATACAGGTGATGGAGGACTCTGATGATGTCAAACAGGGCACCATTAAAATTAAAGACGATCCCGATTCACTTACATTAGAGCCTCCTTCATCAAATCTAGCTGCAGCATCTTCATCCAACTCCATGCAAGAGTTACTGCAGATCTCCTCGCCTTCAATGCGGGAGAGTGATGGCGATGTTTTGCTGGCCTTGGCACCACCTGTTAGTAGTGACTCAGGGTTCAGCAGGACTATAGAGAGCCCTGATAAAGTGCACCGCTGCAACATTTGTGGCCGGGGGTTCAGACGTTTCTACTGCTTGAAAACACACCAGCGCATACACACAGGAGAGCGCCCGTATCCTTGCAGATACTGCGAGAAACGCTTCCGCCATTTGGACAGCTTACACAAGCACCAGCGCATTCACACAGGAGAGAGACCGTACCGCTGTGCTGAGTGTGGATGCTGCTTCAGAGAACTTGGTCAACTCAAAAAGCACAGACTCAAACACTCACCCACATTTGTTTCTGTTGCCAATCCCACCTTCCCTCTCCTCTCAGCCGGACCCTCCTATGTCTGGCCACATCTCAACACACAGTCTTTGGATTCAGTCTAA